From a region of the Lactuca sativa cultivar Salinas chromosome 4, Lsat_Salinas_v11, whole genome shotgun sequence genome:
- the LOC111904129 gene encoding probable xyloglucan endotransglucosylase/hydrolase protein 7, with translation MTYSSRISRKTIVNLFLIGFVTLLFVTNAKPTTFLQDFRVTWSDSHVKQLNGGMGIQLLLDQNSGCGFASKSKYLFGRVSMKIKLIPGDSAGTVTAFYMNSDTDNVRDELDFEFLGNRTGQPYSVQTNVYAHGKGDREQRVNLWFDPAADFHVYSILWNHHHVVFSVDEVPIRVYKNNEAKGVPFPKFQPMGVFSTLWEADDWATRGGLEKIDWSKAPFYAYYKDFDIEGCPSPGPSSCASNSANWWEGTSYQQLDALAARRYKWVRMNHMVYDYCTDKHRYPVTPPECMDGI, from the exons ATGACATATTCGTCAAGAATATCTCGAAAAACCATTGTTAATCTTTTCTTGATTGGATTTGTGACACTCTTGTTTGTGACAAATGCGAAGCCAACAACATTTCTTCAAGATTTTCGTGTGACATGGTCCGATTCTCACGTCAAACAACTTAATGGAGGAATGGGTATCCAGTTACTTCTTGACCAAAACTCTG GATGTGGGTTTGCTTCAAAAAGCAAATATTTGTTTGGACGTGTGAGCATGAAGATAAAGCTCATTCCAGGAGACTCTGCTGGCACTGTTACTGCTTTTTAC ATGAATTCAGATACTGATAATGTGCGCGATGAGCTTGATTTTGAATTCTTGGGGAATCGAACTGGACAACCTTACTCGGTTCAAACAAATGTGTATGCACATGGAAAAGGAGATAGAGAACAAAGGGTTAACCTATGGTTTGACCCTGCTGCTGACTTCCACGTTTACTCCATCCTATGGAATCATCACCATGTAGT GTTTTCAGTCGATGAAGTGCCTATAAGAGTATACAAAAACAATGAAGCAAAAGGTGTTCCATTTCCAAAATTTCAACCAATGGGAGTCTTCTCTACATTATGGGAAGCAGATGATTGGGCAACAAGGGGTGGGCTTGAAAAAATTGATTGGAGCAAAGCACCATTTTATGCATACTACAAAGACTTTGATATTGAGGGGTGCCCTTCCCCAGGGCCAAGTTCCTGTGCATCCAACTCGGCCAACTGGTGGGAGGGCACCAGTTACCAGCAACTCGATGCTCTTGCCGCCCGTCGATACAAGTGGGTCCGAATGAATCATATGGTCTATGACTACTGTACCGACAAACATCGGTACCCAGTTACCCCACCTGAATGTATGGATGGAATTTAA